In Sedimenticola thiotaurini, the following proteins share a genomic window:
- the rpoS gene encoding RNA polymerase sigma factor RpoS, whose product MVKRQSGNKSEDDSSLTNSRGGTNRVKRTKNRDISVVAETESTSGQVSQMDATRLYLSEIGASKLLTAEEEVTLARQAQKGDVSARQHMIESNLRLVVKIARRYMNRGLALLDLIEEGNLGLIRAVEKFDPERGFRFSTYATWWIRQTIERAIMNQTRTIRLPIHVVKEINVYLRAARKLTQMLDHEPTADEIAELLDKPIDEVKHMLGLNERITSVDTPYGKNADKPLLDTIPDVQSEDPSDSLQAEGMTANLDEWLDKLNDKQREVVERRFGLHGYENATLEQVANELGVTRERVRQIQMDALKRLRGILEKDGFSVEALFK is encoded by the coding sequence ATGGTCAAACGGCAGTCGGGTAATAAAAGCGAGGATGACAGCAGTCTTACTAATTCCCGGGGGGGAACAAACCGGGTAAAACGTACCAAGAACAGGGATATATCGGTAGTTGCTGAAACTGAGAGTACCTCCGGTCAGGTATCCCAGATGGATGCAACCCGGCTCTATCTGAGCGAAATTGGCGCCTCAAAGCTGTTAACAGCAGAAGAGGAGGTGACCCTGGCCAGGCAGGCGCAGAAAGGTGATGTCTCCGCCCGTCAGCACATGATAGAGAGCAATCTGCGCCTGGTGGTGAAGATTGCACGACGTTACATGAACCGTGGTCTGGCGCTGCTGGATCTGATCGAAGAGGGTAATCTCGGTCTGATTCGGGCAGTGGAGAAGTTTGATCCGGAGCGGGGCTTCCGCTTTTCCACCTACGCCACCTGGTGGATAAGACAGACCATTGAGCGGGCGATCATGAATCAGACCCGCACCATCCGTTTACCCATCCACGTTGTCAAAGAGATCAATGTCTATCTGCGGGCGGCCCGAAAACTGACCCAGATGCTCGATCATGAACCGACGGCGGATGAGATTGCCGAACTGCTCGATAAGCCCATTGATGAAGTGAAGCATATGCTGGGTCTGAACGAACGGATCACCTCTGTTGACACACCCTATGGCAAGAACGCCGATAAACCCCTGCTGGATACGATTCCCGACGTCCAGTCTGAAGATCCGTCCGACAGCCTCCAGGCCGAGGGTATGACGGCTAATCTGGACGAGTGGCTTGATAAGCTGAACGATAAGCAACGGGAAGTGGTTGAGCGGCGCTTTGGTCTGCACGGGTATGAAAATGCCACTCTGGAGCAGGTCGCCAACGAATTGGGGGTGACCCGGGAGCGGGTCCGGCAGATTCAGATGGATGCCCTGAAACGGCTGCGTGGAATTCTGGAAAAGGATGGGTTTTCTGTAGAAGCACTATTCAAGTAG
- a CDS encoding YqaA family protein has protein sequence MKLFSWLYARVLDWSRHRHAPRYLAGLSFAESSFFPIPPDVMLAPMTLANPAKAWNLASLTTIASVLGGLLGYLIGMFAFELIEPLLKDAGYYPKYIQVRGWFDEWGFWAIFLAGFSPIPYKLFTISAGVISMALLPFILASAIGRGARFFMVAGLMAWGGERMEATLHKYVDRIGWAMVVVLGLTIAGVKLYG, from the coding sequence ATGAAGCTCTTTTCCTGGCTCTATGCCCGGGTGCTGGACTGGTCGCGACACCGCCATGCCCCGCGTTACCTGGCCGGACTCAGTTTTGCGGAATCCTCTTTCTTTCCGATCCCGCCGGATGTGATGCTGGCCCCCATGACCCTGGCTAATCCGGCCAAGGCCTGGAATCTGGCCTCCCTGACGACCATTGCCTCAGTGCTGGGTGGCTTGCTGGGGTACCTGATCGGCATGTTCGCTTTTGAACTGATTGAGCCCCTGCTCAAGGATGCCGGTTACTATCCGAAGTATATTCAGGTGCGAGGCTGGTTCGATGAGTGGGGGTTCTGGGCGATCTTCCTGGCCGGATTCTCACCCATACCTTACAAACTCTTCACCATCTCTGCCGGTGTCATCTCCATGGCACTGCTGCCGTTCATCCTGGCGTCAGCGATCGGACGAGGTGCCCGGTTCTTCATGGTGGCCGGGCTGATGGCCTGGGGAGGGGAACGTATGGAGGCGACACTGCACAAGTATGTTGATCGGATTGGCTGGGCTATGGTGGTGGTGCTCGGCCTGACCATTGCCGGGGTGAAATTGTACGGATAG
- a CDS encoding helix-turn-helix domain-containing protein yields the protein MNIVKKQIPQIGRRREPEKPAPGEVACQDCGLDPMCSILEYAEEGSNVPEGVLLRRRKVARGETIFLKDDKFRSVFAVKSGSFKTYVPKASGQDQVVGFHVIGELIGMEGLSGLRYPYTARALQDSSVCELRMESLADTGYLLEELQQGIIKMLSTEVAFNHQLITTLIHQSADQRLAGFLLNLTRRLRARGMRQLEFQIGMSRSDIGSYLGLASETVSRVFTRFQKSGLIQLRHKRLRLLDLEGLREIAEH from the coding sequence ATGAACATAGTGAAAAAGCAGATTCCCCAGATTGGGCGTAGACGGGAGCCGGAGAAACCAGCACCGGGTGAAGTGGCTTGTCAGGATTGCGGTCTGGATCCGATGTGCTCCATCCTCGAGTATGCCGAGGAGGGAAGTAATGTCCCGGAAGGGGTGCTGCTCCGGCGTCGAAAGGTGGCTCGCGGTGAGACCATTTTCTTGAAAGACGATAAGTTCCGGTCGGTTTTTGCAGTCAAGTCCGGTTCATTTAAGACCTATGTTCCCAAGGCTTCGGGGCAGGATCAGGTGGTGGGATTCCACGTCATTGGTGAATTGATCGGTATGGAGGGGCTATCCGGTCTGCGCTACCCCTATACAGCCAGAGCACTGCAGGACAGCAGTGTATGTGAACTGAGAATGGAATCGCTTGCGGATACCGGCTATCTGTTGGAAGAGCTGCAGCAGGGCATTATCAAAATGCTCAGTACGGAAGTGGCATTCAATCACCAATTGATCACGACCCTGATCCATCAGAGTGCTGATCAGCGCCTGGCTGGATTTCTGCTTAACCTGACGCGGCGGCTTCGTGCCCGTGGCATGCGCCAGTTGGAGTTCCAGATCGGCATGTCGAGAAGTGATATTGGCAGTTATTTAGGCTTGGCCAGTGAGACAGTCAGTCGCGTATTTACCCGTTTCCAGAAGAGTGGGCTGATACAGCTACGCCATAAACGTCTGCGCCTGCTGGATCTGGAGGGGTTGCGTGAGATCGCCGAGCATTAA
- the surE gene encoding 5'/3'-nucleotidase SurE: MKILLSNDDGYLAPGLKMLAEELSGLAEITVVAPERNRSGASNSLTLEYPIRAEMADNGFIRVDGTPTDCVHLAITGLLEDEPDMVIAGINAGANLGDDVLYSGTVAAATEGRFLGLPAIALSMNAHDPLYFETGARVARELVEHLQANPLASDTIINVNIPDLPYEALKGYQVTRLGHRHRAEPVVRDTDPRGRTIYWVGPAGLEQDAGQGTDFHAVREGYVSVTPLQVDLTRYSDIDRLGEWLGRIGQ; encoded by the coding sequence ATGAAAATATTGTTGAGTAACGATGATGGCTACCTGGCTCCCGGCCTGAAAATGCTGGCCGAGGAGCTGTCCGGACTGGCAGAGATTACCGTGGTGGCCCCGGAGCGGAATCGTAGCGGGGCCAGCAACTCCCTGACCCTGGAATATCCTATCCGGGCCGAGATGGCGGATAATGGATTTATACGGGTCGACGGTACGCCCACTGACTGCGTCCACCTGGCCATCACCGGGCTGCTGGAGGATGAACCGGATATGGTGATCGCCGGCATCAACGCCGGGGCCAACCTGGGTGATGATGTGCTCTATTCCGGCACCGTGGCTGCCGCCACCGAGGGCCGGTTCCTTGGTTTACCGGCCATAGCGCTATCCATGAACGCCCACGATCCGCTCTATTTCGAGACCGGAGCACGGGTCGCCAGGGAACTGGTGGAGCACCTCCAGGCCAATCCTCTCGCATCGGACACCATTATCAATGTCAATATCCCCGATCTGCCCTACGAGGCGTTGAAAGGCTACCAGGTGACCCGTCTCGGTCATCGTCATCGGGCCGAACCGGTGGTGCGGGATACCGATCCCCGTGGTAGAACGATCTACTGGGTCGGGCCCGCCGGACTGGAACAGGATGCCGGCCAGGGGACCGATTTTCATGCGGTCAGGGAGGGCTATGTCTCCGTCACCCCGCTCCAGGTTGATCTGACCCGATACAGCGATATCGACCGGCTCGGGGAGTGGCTGGGCAGGATAGGTCAATGA
- a CDS encoding peptidoglycan DD-metalloendopeptidase family protein: MAGKARGKMIAVRANDSGARRFPLWLISRKERLLTTGLVVLLLIGDLAGCSAPVRAPVVSREQPSSQPQRSSRPTVYRVQKGDTLYSIAWRFGIDYRSVASWNGIRSPYIIYPGQRLRLTRPVQKRVAKSATVKTPQTKGAATKKKPVVSVKQVSQSAKKKVSSSQSKGKIVNNSSELRWLWPTDGTVVQRFVKGDPVKKGVKIKGRYGASVKAAETGKVVYAGSGLIGYGRLVIIKHNKNYLSAYGHNKKIHVKEGDTVKKGRRIAEMGNDGNGKPMLHFEIRRNGAPVDPLKLLPRRP; encoded by the coding sequence TTGGCAGGTAAAGCGCGTGGCAAGATGATAGCGGTCCGGGCCAATGACAGCGGAGCCAGGCGTTTTCCCCTGTGGCTTATCTCCCGCAAAGAGCGACTGCTGACCACCGGACTGGTAGTGTTGCTACTGATCGGCGATCTGGCGGGTTGCAGTGCACCGGTGCGGGCGCCGGTTGTATCCCGCGAACAACCGTCCTCCCAGCCGCAGCGGAGTAGCAGACCCACCGTCTACCGGGTCCAAAAAGGGGACACTCTCTACTCCATCGCCTGGCGTTTTGGCATCGATTACCGCTCTGTGGCGAGCTGGAACGGCATTCGTTCTCCCTATATTATCTATCCGGGGCAGCGGTTGCGCCTGACGCGCCCGGTGCAGAAACGGGTAGCCAAATCTGCTACGGTCAAAACCCCACAAACCAAAGGTGCCGCGACCAAGAAGAAACCGGTAGTATCTGTTAAGCAGGTATCCCAATCGGCTAAAAAGAAGGTATCATCAAGCCAGAGTAAAGGGAAAATAGTTAATAATAGCTCTGAGTTGCGCTGGTTATGGCCTACGGATGGTACAGTGGTGCAGCGTTTCGTGAAGGGTGATCCGGTAAAGAAGGGCGTCAAAATCAAGGGGCGCTACGGTGCATCAGTCAAGGCGGCAGAGACAGGGAAGGTTGTATATGCTGGAAGTGGACTGATCGGCTACGGACGGCTCGTTATTATAAAACATAATAAAAATTATCTAAGTGCTTATGGTCACAATAAAAAAATCCATGTTAAAGAGGGAGATACGGTCAAGAAGGGAAGGCGTATCGCAGAAATGGGCAACGATGGAAACGGAAAGCCCATGCTTCATTTTGAAATCAGACGCAATGGAGCGCCTGTTGATCCTCTGAAGCTGCTGCCACGCCGTCCATAG
- a CDS encoding protein-L-isoaspartate(D-aspartate) O-methyltransferase, which translates to MSSSLHRGIGMTSQRTRERLVQRLRDEGIANQAVLEAIRNTPRHIFVEEALASRAYEDTALPIGQGQTISQPFIVARMTELLLEGTGPMETVLEIGTGSGYQTAILSRLVKRVYSVERIKSLQLQARKRFQELHIRNIRLHHRDGGMGLPEYAPFDGILVTAAPEGIPRALVDQLRVGGVMILPIGNRSEQVLVRVTRTRTGYDKELLEQVVFVPLLGGTL; encoded by the coding sequence ATGAGCAGTTCGCTACATCGCGGTATTGGCATGACTTCACAGCGGACCCGGGAGCGCCTGGTGCAGCGCCTGCGGGATGAGGGCATCGCCAATCAGGCAGTGCTGGAAGCAATCCGTAATACCCCACGGCACATCTTTGTGGAAGAGGCCCTGGCCAGTCGCGCCTACGAGGATACAGCCCTGCCGATCGGGCAGGGGCAGACCATCTCCCAGCCTTTCATCGTCGCCCGGATGACCGAGTTGCTGCTGGAAGGGACAGGGCCCATGGAGACGGTGCTGGAGATCGGTACCGGTTCGGGGTATCAGACAGCCATCCTGTCCAGGCTGGTAAAGCGGGTCTATAGCGTTGAGCGGATCAAATCGCTCCAGTTACAGGCCAGGAAACGCTTTCAGGAGCTGCATATCCGCAATATTCGCCTGCACCATCGGGATGGCGGCATGGGGCTGCCGGAATATGCCCCCTTCGATGGCATACTGGTTACGGCGGCGCCCGAGGGTATTCCCCGGGCGCTGGTGGATCAGCTGCGTGTTGGGGGGGTCATGATCCTGCCCATCGGCAATCGTTCCGAGCAGGTGCTGGTGAGGGTGACCAGAACCCGTACCGGCTATGACAAGGAGTTACTGGAACAGGTGGTCTTTGTACCCCTGTTAGGGGGAACACTTTAA